From a region of the Impatiens glandulifera chromosome 4, dImpGla2.1, whole genome shotgun sequence genome:
- the LOC124936895 gene encoding germin-like protein subfamily 3 member 4, protein MMIMKMMIIIATFFIYLATALHGDNLQDMCPSNIVKGIFLNGFPCINPANVTASDFKSSILSQPGEFDDFTRSSSSLLTAAEFPGLNTLGLAVGRTDLEIDGIVTPHTHPRSSEMIFVAKGKVAVGFIDTQSVIFQKVLEEGEVFVFPRGLLHYYVNTGFGTATLFSMYNSQNPGMWSIVGGIFQQEELIKKKLVSLSTSGAERVENVDVFAF, encoded by the exons ATGATGATCATGAAGATGATGATTATCATCGCCACATTCTTCATATATCTCGCAACCGCACTCCACGGAGACAATCTCCAAGACATGTGTCCTTCTAACATCGTTAAGGGAATATTCCTTAACGGTTTTCCTTGCATAAACCCCGCTAATGTCACTGCCTCCGACTTCAAATCCTCCATATTGAGTCAACCAGGCGAGTTCGATGACTTCACTCGCTCCTCGTCCTCTTTGTTAACCGCCGCCGAGTTCCCCGGCCTCAATACGCTTGGCCTTGCTGTCGGTCGAACCGATCTCGAAATCGATGGCATTGTCACCCCACACACCCACCCGAGATCCTCGGAGATGATTTTCGTCGCAAAag gAAAAGTGGCTGTGGGATTTATCGACACACAAAGCGTGATATTCCAGAAGGTTCTCGAAGAAGGGGAAGTGTTTGTTTTTCCGAGGGGGCTTCTACATTATTATGTGAATACGGGATTTGGGACAGCCACTCTATTCTCGATGTACAATAGTCAAAATCCGGGTATGTGGAGCATTGTCGGGGGAATATTTCAACAAGAGGAATTGATAAAGAAGAAGCTAGTTTCACTCTCGACATCGGGAGCAGAACGTGTTGAAAATGTTGACGTATTCGCCTTTTAA
- the LOC124936038 gene encoding uncharacterized protein At4g14100-like, with the protein MRAKTHSILFFSLLVFTNIILPTAAAAASASDSDPTASPWPVQFHSILFMNRSGTLQHVDLWYDWPNGRNFNILQDQLGKLTYDLEWTNGTSFIYTLDSNKECRVLSVGVGILTPNWMDGANYLGQKYMDGFLCNVWEKVDFIWYYEDVVTKRPVYWVFYTGYSAHVMTFEVGKVLEDDGWQAPVYCFQDEDEKMSINESQVIRKISSI; encoded by the exons atgcgtGCAAAAACTCACTCTATcctcttcttctctctcctcgTCTTCACAAACATTATCCTTCCgaccgccgccgccgccgcctccgCCTCAGATTCTGATCCGACAGCATCTCCATGGCCGGTCCAATTTCACTCCATCCTCTTCATGAACCGGAGCGGCACTCTCCAGCACGTCGACCTCTGGTACGACTGGCCCAACGGTCGTAATTTCAATATCCTTCAGGACCAACTAGGAAAGTTAACCTACGACCTCGAATGGACTAACGGCACTTCCTTCATCTACACTTTAGATTCTAACAA AGAATGTCGAGTCTTGAGTGTTGGGGTGGGAATCCTGACTCCAAATTGGATGGATGGTGCAAATTACTTAGGACAGAAATACATGGATGGGTTTCTGTGTAATGTTTGGGAGAAGGTTGATTTCATTTGGTACTATGAAGATGTTGTTACTAAAAGGCCTGTTTATTGGGTATTTTATACAG GTTATAGTGCACATGTGATGACATTTGAAGTTGGAAAAGTGCTTGAAGATGATGGATGGCAAGCTCCTGTCTACTGTTTtcaagatgaagatgaaaagaTGTCTATTAATGAATCACAGGTAATTAGGAAGATCAGTTCTATCTAA